The Actinopolymorpha sp. NPDC004070 genome includes the window GGTTCGGCTTGACACCCCGGCCGGACTGGTGGTGGCCGAGGTCGCGGTGGCCGACGGGGTGGCCCGCGGTGTGACGTTGCGGAACGTCCCCGCGTTCGCCGCCGGGCTGGACCTGTCGGTCAAGGTGCCGGGCCTGGGGGAGGTGCCCTACGACCTGGCGTACGGCGGCAACTTCTACGCCATCGTGCAGACCGAACGCGTCGGGCTCACCTTCGACCGCTCGAACAAGCAAGCGCTCCTTGACGCCGGGCTGGCGATCATGGCGGCGATCAACGAGACCGCACCGCCGAGCCATCCGGAGAACCCCGACATCGCCGGCTGTCACCACGTCTACCTCGCCGCGCCCGGCTCGAACGCCCACCGCTCCCGGCACGCGATGGCGATCCATCCGGGCTGGTTCGATCGTTCGCCCTGCGGGACCGGGACGTGTGCGCGGATGGCGCAACTGCACGCCCGCGGGCACCTCGAGCTCGGCCGCGACTTCGTCAACGAGTCCTTCATCGGCACGACCTTCGTCGGCCGGCTGCTGGCGGAGACGACCGTCGGCGGCCTGCCCGCCGTGGTGCCGACGGTGACCGGGCGGGCCTGGCTCACCGGCACCGCGCAGTACTTCCTCGATCCGGAGGATCCGTTCCCGCACGGGTTCTCGCTGTGAGCGCGGTGAACGGAACCAAGATGAACGGGACCGACACGAACGCGCCGGAACTCCCGTCCCTGCGGGGGTTTCGCAGCCTGCGCGACGAGGTGTCCGCTGCCCTTCGCGCCGCGCTGGTGTCCGGCCAGATGCGCCCGGGCGTGGTCTACTCCGCGCCCGCGCTGGCCGCGCGGTTCGGGGTGTCCGCGACGCCGGTACGGGAGGCGATG containing:
- a CDS encoding proline racemase family protein, with translation MRTRHLFHAVDSHTEGMPTRVITGGVGVIPGATMFERRQHFVEHLDHLRTLLMYEPRGHSAMSGAILQPPTRPDADFGVLFIEVSGCLPMCGHGTIGVATVLVETGMVPVAEPVTQVRLDTPAGLVVAEVAVADGVARGVTLRNVPAFAAGLDLSVKVPGLGEVPYDLAYGGNFYAIVQTERVGLTFDRSNKQALLDAGLAIMAAINETAPPSHPENPDIAGCHHVYLAAPGSNAHRSRHAMAIHPGWFDRSPCGTGTCARMAQLHARGHLELGRDFVNESFIGTTFVGRLLAETTVGGLPAVVPTVTGRAWLTGTAQYFLDPEDPFPHGFSL